In Plantibacter sp. PA-3-X8, one DNA window encodes the following:
- a CDS encoding 4-hydroxy-3-methylbut-2-enyl diphosphate reductase: protein MPRLRRIAGRLADLPVAGEKRVLLAAPRGYCAGVDRAVVAVEKALEHYGAPVYVRKQIVHNVHVVDQLEAQGAVFVEEVDEVPSGAHIVFSAHGVSPAVVDAAADRGLLAIDATCPLVTKVHREAVRFARDDYEILLIGHEGHEEVEGTAGEAPDHVTLVTSPEAVDDLVVADPDKVVWLSQTTLSVDETMETVRRLRERFPKLQDPPSDDICYATQNRQVAIKKVAQDADLVIVVGSANSSNSVRLVEVALEYGAKAAYRVDYAHEIQQAWLDGVVTVGVTSGASVPEVLVDEVLEELSGAGYGAVQEVKTAEEDLMFSLPKELRKDLAGTTDPRALGGRRP from the coding sequence ATGCCGAGGCTCCGACGCATCGCCGGACGCCTCGCAGACCTCCCCGTCGCCGGCGAGAAGCGCGTCCTGCTCGCCGCCCCTCGTGGTTACTGCGCCGGCGTGGACCGCGCGGTCGTCGCCGTCGAGAAGGCGCTCGAGCACTATGGCGCGCCGGTGTACGTCCGGAAGCAGATCGTCCACAACGTGCACGTCGTCGATCAGCTCGAGGCCCAGGGCGCGGTGTTCGTGGAGGAGGTCGACGAGGTGCCGTCCGGCGCGCACATCGTCTTCAGTGCGCATGGCGTCTCGCCAGCTGTGGTCGATGCCGCCGCCGACCGCGGACTGCTCGCGATCGACGCCACCTGCCCGCTCGTCACCAAGGTGCACCGCGAGGCCGTACGCTTCGCCCGCGACGACTACGAGATCCTGCTCATCGGACACGAGGGGCACGAGGAGGTCGAGGGGACGGCCGGTGAAGCGCCCGACCACGTCACGCTCGTGACGAGCCCGGAAGCCGTCGACGACCTCGTCGTCGCCGACCCCGACAAAGTCGTGTGGCTCTCGCAGACCACGCTGTCGGTGGACGAGACCATGGAGACGGTCCGCCGCCTGCGCGAGCGGTTCCCGAAGCTCCAGGATCCGCCGAGCGACGACATCTGCTACGCGACCCAGAACCGTCAGGTCGCCATCAAGAAGGTGGCCCAGGACGCTGACCTCGTGATCGTGGTCGGGTCGGCGAACTCCTCGAACTCGGTGCGCCTCGTGGAGGTCGCCCTCGAGTACGGCGCGAAGGCCGCCTACCGCGTCGACTACGCGCACGAGATCCAGCAGGCCTGGCTCGACGGCGTCGTCACGGTCGGTGTCACCAGCGGCGCCTCCGTGCCGGAGGTCCTCGTCGACGAGGTCCTCGAAGAACTCTCCGGAGCCGGCTACGGCGCGGTGCAGGAAGTCAAGACGGCCGAGGAGGACCTCATGTTCTCCCTGCCGAAGGAGCTGCGCAAAGACCTTGCCGGCACGACCGATCCGCGCGCCCTGGGAGGGCGTCGACCATGA
- the fbaA gene encoding class II fructose-bisphosphate aldolase, whose amino-acid sequence MPVATPEQYAAMLDKAKSNGFAYPAFNVSSSQTINSVLQGLTEAGSDGIIQVTTGGADYFAGHTVKNRAAGAIAFAKFATEVAKNYPVTVALHTDHCPKDALDGFVMPLIAASEEEVKAGRNPIFQSHMWDGSAVPLTENLEIATEMLKRTKAINAILEVEIGVVGGEEDGVSHDINEHLYTTLDDAIATVEALGLGEQGRYMAALTFGNVHGVYKPGNVKLQPELLKTIQDGLTAKYGHGPKPLDLVFHGGSGSTDAEIAEAVANGVVKMNIDTDTQYAFTRSIAGYMLSNYEGVLKLDGEVGNKKVYDPRAWGKVAESAMAARVLESTKQLGSYGTSTS is encoded by the coding sequence TTCGCGTACCCGGCGTTCAACGTCTCGAGCAGCCAGACCATCAACTCCGTCCTCCAGGGCCTCACCGAGGCCGGTTCCGACGGCATCATCCAGGTCACCACGGGCGGCGCCGACTACTTCGCCGGCCACACCGTGAAGAACCGTGCCGCCGGCGCGATCGCCTTCGCGAAGTTCGCGACCGAGGTCGCCAAGAACTACCCCGTCACCGTCGCGCTCCACACCGACCACTGCCCGAAGGACGCGCTCGACGGCTTCGTCATGCCGCTCATCGCCGCCTCCGAAGAAGAGGTCAAGGCCGGTCGCAACCCGATCTTCCAGTCCCACATGTGGGACGGCTCGGCGGTCCCGCTCACGGAGAACCTCGAGATCGCGACCGAGATGCTGAAGCGCACCAAGGCCATCAACGCCATCCTCGAGGTCGAGATCGGCGTCGTCGGCGGCGAAGAGGACGGCGTCAGCCACGACATCAACGAGCACCTGTACACCACGCTCGACGACGCCATCGCGACCGTCGAGGCGCTCGGCCTCGGCGAGCAGGGTCGCTACATGGCCGCCCTCACCTTCGGCAACGTGCACGGCGTCTACAAGCCCGGCAACGTCAAGCTCCAGCCCGAACTGCTGAAGACCATCCAGGACGGCCTCACCGCCAAGTACGGCCACGGCCCCAAGCCGCTCGACCTCGTCTTCCACGGCGGGTCGGGTTCCACCGACGCCGAGATCGCCGAGGCCGTCGCGAACGGTGTCGTCAAGATGAACATCGACACCGACACGCAGTACGCGTTCACCCGCTCGATCGCCGGCTACATGCTCTCGAACTACGAGGGTGTGCTGAAGCTCGACGGCGAGGTCGGCAACAAGAAGGTGTACGACCCGCGCGCCTGGGGCAAAGTCGCCGAGTCGGCGATGGCCGCTCGCGTCCTGGAGTCGACGAAGCAGCTCGGCTCGTACGGCACCAGCACCTCCTAG
- a CDS encoding DUF6264 family protein: MSESRPRPQFGEYAPPEEQRARIAEPIDEQRAEELGIATVVPVERQPRQQQEPTLREQTREQAHEPGVVQPGAPTVAARRPVAGDRIATSILLGLGLVGLIVTMPGLLDLPGLIRPALVQMGVSGYSSDGLASAMGILALGLQIALWVGAIILSSRSLRAGRLTFWIPLVAGVAANLVVVICLAVAMGADPAFMEYVRSQQP, from the coding sequence ATGAGCGAATCCCGCCCCCGTCCGCAGTTCGGTGAGTACGCGCCCCCCGAGGAGCAGCGTGCCCGGATCGCCGAGCCCATCGACGAACAGCGGGCGGAGGAGCTCGGCATCGCAACGGTCGTCCCCGTCGAACGGCAACCGCGGCAGCAGCAGGAGCCGACCCTCCGCGAGCAGACGCGTGAGCAGGCGCATGAGCCTGGGGTGGTGCAGCCGGGCGCTCCGACCGTGGCCGCCCGACGACCCGTCGCCGGAGACCGGATCGCGACGTCTATCCTGCTCGGACTCGGCCTCGTCGGCCTGATCGTGACCATGCCGGGTCTGCTCGACCTCCCCGGCCTGATCCGCCCTGCACTCGTGCAGATGGGTGTCTCGGGGTACTCCTCGGACGGTCTCGCGAGCGCCATGGGCATCCTGGCGCTCGGTCTCCAGATCGCCCTGTGGGTGGGCGCCATCATCCTGTCGAGCCGGTCCCTCCGCGCGGGTCGACTGACCTTCTGGATCCCGCTCGTCGCCGGTGTCGCAGCGAACCTGGTCGTGGTGATCTGTCTCGCCGTGGCCATGGGGGCCGACCCGGCGTTCATGGAGTACGTCCGCTCGCAGCAGCCGTAG
- the xseA gene encoding exodeoxyribonuclease VII large subunit — MSDAPATMEAPWPVALLGTKLRDYIDRLGTVWVEGEITQWGASGGNVYGKLKDLEIDATVGFTIWSSVRAKIPADLKQGDHVIALVKPNYWLKGGTLTMQVMAMKHVGIGDLLERLERLRRQLADEGLFDASRKRPLPFLPQCIGLVTGKDSDAEKDVLRNAELRWPSVRFRVVHAAVQGDRTPGDVVSALQTLDADPEVDVIIVARGGGDFQNLLGFSDERVVRAAAACTTPLVSAIGHEADRPLLDDVADLRASTPTDAAKRVVPDVAEEFARVQQARVRLSSRVTSLLGHEIDRLATLRTRPVLADPSWIVDSRADELTRTVARGAELIDRAVERSQREVTELRAHLRALSPQRTLDRGYAIVQRADPEAGVPGGAVIRAEGDAPAGTELLVTLASGAIGASSTGPATAAARTDDE, encoded by the coding sequence ATGAGCGATGCACCGGCCACCATGGAAGCCCCCTGGCCGGTCGCGCTCCTCGGCACGAAGCTCCGCGACTACATCGACCGCCTCGGCACGGTCTGGGTCGAGGGCGAGATCACGCAGTGGGGCGCCTCGGGCGGCAACGTCTACGGCAAGCTCAAAGACCTCGAGATCGATGCGACGGTCGGGTTCACCATCTGGTCGTCAGTCCGCGCGAAGATCCCCGCCGACCTCAAGCAGGGCGACCACGTGATCGCGTTGGTCAAGCCGAACTACTGGCTCAAGGGCGGCACGCTCACCATGCAGGTCATGGCGATGAAGCACGTCGGCATCGGCGACCTCCTCGAGCGACTCGAACGACTCCGTCGGCAGCTCGCCGACGAGGGGCTCTTCGACGCGTCGCGCAAGCGGCCGCTCCCGTTCCTTCCGCAGTGCATCGGGCTGGTCACCGGCAAGGACTCCGACGCCGAGAAGGACGTCCTGCGCAACGCGGAGCTGCGCTGGCCGTCGGTCCGGTTCCGCGTCGTCCACGCAGCCGTCCAGGGTGACCGCACCCCCGGCGACGTCGTGAGCGCTCTCCAGACGCTCGACGCCGACCCCGAGGTCGACGTCATCATCGTCGCGCGTGGGGGCGGCGACTTCCAGAACCTCCTCGGGTTCAGCGACGAACGCGTGGTCCGAGCCGCGGCCGCCTGCACCACGCCCCTCGTGAGCGCCATCGGCCACGAGGCGGACCGCCCACTGCTCGACGACGTCGCCGACCTCCGCGCCTCCACACCGACCGACGCCGCCAAGCGGGTCGTCCCCGACGTCGCGGAGGAGTTCGCTCGCGTGCAGCAGGCCCGCGTCCGGTTGTCCTCCCGGGTGACCTCGTTGCTCGGTCACGAGATCGACCGACTCGCGACCCTCCGCACCCGTCCCGTGCTCGCCGACCCGTCCTGGATCGTCGACTCACGGGCCGACGAGCTGACCCGCACGGTCGCGAGGGGTGCCGAGCTCATCGACCGCGCCGTCGAGCGCTCCCAGCGCGAGGTCACGGAACTCCGCGCACACCTCCGCGCCCTGTCGCCGCAGCGCACGCTCGACCGCGGCTACGCCATCGTCCAGCGAGCGGACCCGGAGGCCGGCGTCCCGGGCGGCGCGGTCATCCGCGCGGAGGGCGACGCCCCCGCCGGGACGGAGCTCCTGGTCACCCTCGCCTCCGGCGCGATCGGCGCCTCCAGTACCGGCCCGGCCACGGCTGCCGCCCGGACCGACGACGAATAG
- a CDS encoding exodeoxyribonuclease VII small subunit yields the protein MPTPSDVQELSYEQARDELVRVVSELEQGSASLEDSLRLWERGEQLAQRCEEWLIGAKARLDAARAAQLGSGTPDASR from the coding sequence ATGCCAACCCCCTCCGATGTCCAGGAGCTCAGCTATGAGCAGGCACGCGACGAGCTCGTGCGTGTCGTGTCCGAGCTGGAGCAGGGCTCGGCGTCGCTCGAGGACTCCCTCCGGCTCTGGGAGCGCGGCGAACAGCTCGCCCAGCGCTGCGAGGAGTGGCTGATCGGCGCGAAGGCACGGCTGGACGCGGCTCGCGCCGCCCAGCTCGGATCCGGCACTCCGGACGCATCGCGGTGA